Proteins encoded in a region of the Vicia villosa cultivar HV-30 ecotype Madison, WI linkage group LG5, Vvil1.0, whole genome shotgun sequence genome:
- the LOC131606950 gene encoding uncharacterized protein LOC131606950 — protein MSTGNTECLHLWAYNTRPVGAHWLLLAINPIREVVYYLNSVKGEWTNYPAMKEIVDLSIQVFRSQRDAQVSRTKSNNITWIEVQCPIQRNSSDCGYFVLRFMKEIIQANQLEIPPTYLDEFRAAGYSKLKLEEIKEELCQFYIKQFFMQI, from the exons atgtccaccggcaatacagaatgtctgcatctttgggcgtataatacccgaccagtagg agcacactggttgctgcttgctatcaacccgataagggaagtcgtgtattatctgaattcggtaaagggtgaatggaccaattatccggccatgaaggaaatcgttgattt atcaatacaagtattccgtagtcaacgggacgcacaggtatcccggactaaatcaaacaacatcacctggatcgaagtgcag tgtccgatacagcgtaacagttcagactgcggatactttgtattgaggtttatgaaagaaatcattcaggcgaatcaattagagattcctcccacg taccttgacgaattccgtgctgctgggtactcgaagctaaagttagaagaaatcaaagaggaattgtgtcaattttatattaagcaatttttcatgcagatttga